The following are encoded together in the Bacillus sp. V2I10 genome:
- a CDS encoding exonuclease domain-containing protein — protein MILTGMILDVETTGLSPIQDEMIEIGFLLFRYDTDTDVFLETLEEHSFLREPLSLSARKNYEFAFRIHSIPFEDVKGKTFDDTKIKSAIHQADFIIAHNASFDRSFTAKMYPELHSKKWYCSARNIPWKKYGYQSAKLISLLHSHKLAAVQTHRALDDVKQLHQLLKSSNYEGTSYLNIALTERASAPKSKSIKCLLSGVKQKRADGMNPQAYLPRLIQNETLLLKKEEETDRFHVYTTERNYLGFIGAAQSKKLAGYMKESFQLTAKVLEILLNEKGEHGCRIEISIEEQTKKKEHSFNR, from the coding sequence ATGATTCTTACCGGTATGATTCTCGATGTGGAAACAACAGGCTTATCGCCCATTCAGGATGAAATGATCGAAATTGGTTTCCTGCTGTTTCGTTATGATACAGATACAGATGTCTTTTTAGAAACGCTAGAAGAGCACTCCTTTTTAAGAGAGCCTCTGTCTCTTTCAGCCAGAAAAAACTATGAATTTGCCTTTCGGATTCATTCGATTCCTTTTGAAGATGTTAAGGGTAAAACGTTTGATGATACAAAGATAAAGTCAGCGATCCATCAGGCTGATTTTATTATTGCTCATAATGCTTCATTTGACCGGAGCTTCACCGCTAAAATGTACCCTGAGCTGCATTCAAAGAAATGGTACTGCTCTGCCAGAAATATTCCGTGGAAGAAATACGGCTACCAAAGTGCCAAGTTAATCAGCCTATTACATAGTCACAAGCTTGCAGCTGTGCAGACTCACCGTGCACTGGATGATGTAAAACAGCTGCACCAGCTGCTGAAGAGCTCGAATTACGAAGGCACATCTTACTTGAATATCGCTTTAACAGAACGTGCTTCTGCACCAAAGTCAAAGTCGATTAAATGTTTACTTTCCGGTGTAAAACAAAAAAGGGCAGACGGGATGAATCCGCAGGCATATTTGCCCCGCCTTATCCAAAACGAAACTTTGCTATTAAAAAAAGAAGAGGAAACAGATCGGTTTCATGTGTATACCACTGAACGAAACTATCTGGGCTTCATTGGCGCTGCCCAAAGCAAAAAATTAGCTGGCTATATGAAAGAATCTTTTCAGCTCACAGCAAAAGTTCTTGAAATTCTTCTTAATGAAAAGGGAGAGCACGGCTGCAGGATCGAAATCAGCATCGAAGAACAGACAAAGAAAAAAGAGCATTCATTTAACCGTTAA
- a CDS encoding BlaI/MecI/CopY family transcriptional regulator, translated as MKIQHFKFNEKGLNRFFGPLEAKIMNILWNSSEMSIKDVQQKLEKEKKMSFNTVMTVMNRLVEKDVLTKRSEGRGSLFRPVLTKEEFLCAQSKELTNGLIDEFGQIVVSHMIDSIDEADESLIAKLEQKIKEMKKEK; from the coding sequence GTGAAAATCCAGCATTTTAAATTTAATGAAAAAGGCTTAAATCGTTTTTTTGGTCCATTAGAGGCTAAGATTATGAATATCCTTTGGAATTCATCTGAAATGTCGATAAAAGACGTTCAGCAGAAGCTTGAAAAAGAGAAAAAAATGAGCTTTAACACGGTGATGACAGTCATGAACCGCCTAGTTGAAAAGGATGTCCTAACCAAGCGGTCTGAGGGCAGAGGATCGCTGTTCCGTCCAGTCCTGACTAAAGAAGAGTTTCTTTGTGCACAATCCAAAGAGCTGACAAACGGACTGATTGACGAGTTTGGACAAATAGTCGTAAGCCATATGATTGACAGCATTGATGAAGCAGATGAGAGCTTGATTGCAAAGCTTGAGCAAAAAATAAAAGAAATGAAAAAGGAAAAATAG
- a CDS encoding M56 family metallopeptidase: MWEKRSKQVFLACVSISMILLIQMTIYLFRKLLGLPIEFNLIQLCSTALQSLGFTSLEYLLEVIIYATVSMTVYKIIKQLYLSHTIHKKMAKRMNISLTSRYNLQFSLPKETIQVIDEDAVLSLTMGFFRPKIILSTGLLNLLDEGERRAVLLHEIYHQKNRDPLKLFVLSVCSSVMWYIPILGWFYQKYRMIRELLADHYAISRLQSSADLGSALLKILKKNQKKKLLSFSYAPFADTAINLRIQKILDPFSETPLDLPLKKAAVSMLVFFMLLMMFLIELS, encoded by the coding sequence ATGTGGGAAAAAAGATCAAAACAAGTATTTTTAGCTTGTGTGTCCATCTCAATGATTCTGCTCATTCAAATGACGATCTATCTTTTTCGAAAATTGCTCGGCCTGCCGATTGAGTTTAATCTGATTCAATTGTGCAGCACAGCCCTTCAGTCCTTGGGGTTTACGTCGCTTGAATATTTACTTGAAGTAATTATTTATGCGACCGTATCCATGACAGTTTACAAGATTATAAAACAGCTTTACCTCTCTCATACCATTCATAAAAAAATGGCTAAACGGATGAACATATCTTTAACGTCTCGATACAACCTGCAATTCTCTCTGCCAAAAGAGACTATCCAGGTGATTGACGAGGATGCTGTTCTGTCATTGACGATGGGGTTTTTTCGTCCGAAAATCATTCTTTCTACCGGACTATTAAATTTGCTTGATGAAGGAGAAAGACGCGCAGTTCTTTTGCATGAAATTTATCATCAAAAAAACAGAGATCCTTTGAAGCTTTTTGTATTATCGGTGTGCTCATCTGTGATGTGGTATATTCCGATTCTCGGCTGGTTTTATCAAAAATACAGAATGATCCGCGAACTGCTGGCAGATCATTATGCCATCAGCAGACTTCAATCTTCAGCAGATTTAGGAAGTGCACTGCTGAAAATCTTGAAAAAAAATCAAAAAAAGAAGCTTCTATCATTCTCGTATGCACCATTTGCAGATACAGCGATTAATCTTAGAATCCAAAAAATCCTTGATCCATTCTCAGAGACACCGTTAGATCTCCCGTTAAAAAAGGCTGCGGTCTCTATGCTGGTATTCTTCATGCTGCTGATGATGTTTTTGATCGAGCTGTCCTAA
- a CDS encoding DoxX family protein: protein MTKNAELGGLIVRIALGFIFFVHGLTKFQGGVENTAGFFDSIGVPGFLAYPVALIEAAGGILLMLGLGTRIISALIGLIMLGAIFTAKLGSGFIGGYELDVALLAMSIYLVLSGSKFLSLEQVIFKDKD, encoded by the coding sequence ATGACAAAGAATGCAGAACTTGGCGGACTGATTGTACGAATCGCATTAGGATTTATTTTTTTCGTGCACGGCTTAACGAAATTTCAGGGAGGAGTCGAAAATACAGCAGGATTTTTCGACAGTATAGGAGTACCTGGTTTTCTGGCTTATCCTGTGGCCCTAATAGAGGCAGCCGGAGGAATTCTCTTAATGCTTGGACTTGGTACACGAATTATTTCCGCTCTCATTGGGCTGATTATGCTTGGAGCCATCTTTACAGCTAAGCTTGGCAGCGGTTTTATAGGCGGATACGAGTTGGATGTGGCATTACTTGCTATGTCAATTTATCTTGTTTTGAGCGGAAGTAAATTTCTTTCACTGGAACAGGTAATCTTTAAAGATAAAGACTAA
- a CDS encoding 6-phospho-beta-glucosidase: protein MTNKKGLKIATIGGGSSYTPELIEGFIKRYDELPVSEIWLADVPEGKRKLEIIGSLAKRMVEKANVPISIHLTLNRREALENADFVTTQFRVGLLEARAKDERIPLKYGVLGQETNGPGGLFKGLRTIPVILSICREMETLCPDAWLINFTNPAGMVTEAVLRYSNVRKVVGLCNVPIGMEMGAAKLLNVEHSRIRIDFAGLNHMVYGLDVYLDGVSVKQKVIDLITHPEQSVTMQNIVALGWEPEFLKALNIFPCPYHQYYYKTREMVEKEMKNAETAGTRAEVVKKLEDELFELYQNEELAIKPPQLEKRGGAYYSDAAVRLIHSIYTDKRDIQPVNTMNNGAIASLPHDSAIEISSVITKDGPKPLAIGDLPVAVRGLVQQIKSFERVAAEAAITGNYSTALLAMTINPLVASDTTGKKILDEMLEAHKKHLPQFFK from the coding sequence ATGACGAATAAAAAAGGATTAAAGATCGCAACGATTGGCGGCGGTTCATCCTATACGCCTGAGCTGATTGAGGGGTTCATTAAACGCTATGATGAACTTCCCGTATCAGAGATATGGCTTGCAGATGTTCCAGAGGGAAAAAGAAAATTAGAGATCATAGGAAGCCTCGCTAAACGAATGGTTGAAAAAGCAAATGTGCCAATTTCCATTCACCTTACTCTTAATAGGCGCGAAGCATTGGAAAACGCAGATTTTGTTACCACTCAATTTCGTGTAGGACTTTTGGAAGCACGGGCAAAAGATGAACGTATTCCGCTTAAATATGGGGTTCTTGGCCAAGAAACAAATGGTCCTGGAGGCTTGTTTAAAGGTTTGCGCACCATTCCTGTTATCCTCAGCATCTGCAGGGAAATGGAAACCCTTTGCCCCGATGCCTGGCTGATCAATTTTACCAATCCAGCCGGAATGGTAACGGAGGCCGTCCTGAGATACAGCAATGTCCGCAAGGTTGTTGGTCTATGCAATGTGCCGATCGGCATGGAAATGGGTGCGGCAAAGCTATTGAATGTTGAGCACAGCCGGATCCGGATTGATTTTGCGGGCTTAAATCACATGGTATATGGACTTGATGTGTATTTAGACGGGGTAAGCGTTAAACAGAAAGTGATTGATCTTATTACACATCCAGAACAATCCGTCACGATGCAGAATATCGTTGCGCTCGGATGGGAGCCTGAATTTTTAAAAGCCCTGAATATATTCCCTTGCCCATACCATCAGTATTATTACAAAACGAGGGAAATGGTTGAAAAAGAGATGAAAAACGCGGAAACCGCCGGTACCCGTGCAGAAGTTGTGAAAAAGCTTGAGGATGAGCTGTTTGAACTCTATCAAAATGAGGAGCTTGCGATTAAACCTCCACAGCTCGAAAAACGCGGCGGTGCTTATTACAGTGATGCTGCTGTACGGCTGATTCACTCCATCTATACAGACAAAAGGGACATTCAGCCAGTAAATACAATGAATAATGGGGCGATTGCAAGTCTTCCCCATGATTCTGCGATTGAAATCAGCTCTGTCATCACAAAGGATGGTCCTAAGCCGCTTGCCATTGGTGATCTGCCTGTTGCTGTACGCGGTTTAGTTCAGCAAATAAAATCGTTTGAACGTGTCGCAGCAGAGGCCGCTATTACCGGAAATTACAGTACTGCTTTGCTAGCAATGACGATTAATCCACTAGTCGCTTCCGATACAACAGGTAAAAAAATACTTGATGAAATGCTTGAAGCTCATAAAAAGCATCTGCCTCAATTTTTTAAATGA
- a CDS encoding PTS lactose/cellobiose transporter subunit IIA, with protein sequence MNKEQLYELSFHLIAHSGNARSLAMEAIQASKKGNFELAVEKLEEADKEFVKAHRFQTELIQKEAGGEKYDLPIILIHAQDHLMTAMTVKDLAIEIVEIYQRTKKV encoded by the coding sequence ATGAATAAAGAACAGCTTTACGAGCTTTCCTTCCATCTGATCGCCCATAGCGGCAATGCAAGAAGCCTTGCGATGGAAGCGATACAAGCATCCAAAAAAGGAAACTTTGAACTCGCTGTTGAAAAACTTGAAGAAGCCGATAAGGAGTTCGTTAAAGCTCACCGGTTCCAAACAGAGCTGATTCAAAAAGAAGCCGGCGGTGAAAAGTACGACCTCCCTATCATCCTTATCCATGCACAGGATCATTTAATGACAGCCATGACTGTCAAAGATCTTGCCATAGAAATCGTTGAAATTTATCAGCGGACAAAGAAGGTGTAA
- the celB gene encoding PTS cellobiose transporter subunit IIC has product MGKVNRFFEEKFMAAAAKVAGQRHLQALRDGIILTMPLIIIGSVFLILGFLPIEGYPEFMASVFGDQWLTKLLYPVGATFDIMALIASFGIAYRLAENYGVDALTAGAVSVAAFLLATPYQVPFLAEGASEAVLVGGAIPAALMGSKGLFVAMLLAILSTEIFRFVIQKNLVIKMPDGVPPAVSRSFIALIPGFFILTSVWLLRLLVENTSFESLHNVVSILLGKPLGVLGGSLIGSIVAVILIQLLWSTGLHGASIVGGVMGPIWLTSMDENRVAFQAGEALPNIFTQQFFDLFVYIGGSGATLSLVFCMLFLGKSQQMKQLGRLSIGPGVFNINEPVTFGMPIVMNPLLIIPFILTPIAITIATYICMTTGIVARPAGIGVPWTMPPLFGGYLATGGKISGLIMQLINMVIAFFIYYPFFRMWDKQKFSEENHAAS; this is encoded by the coding sequence ATGGGAAAGGTCAATCGCTTCTTTGAGGAAAAATTTATGGCGGCTGCAGCAAAGGTTGCAGGACAGCGGCATCTGCAGGCTTTAAGGGATGGTATTATTCTTACAATGCCGCTCATTATTATCGGATCTGTGTTTTTAATTCTCGGATTTCTTCCGATCGAAGGCTATCCAGAATTTATGGCAAGTGTATTCGGGGACCAATGGCTGACAAAGCTTCTCTATCCAGTCGGGGCTACGTTTGACATCATGGCGCTGATTGCATCTTTCGGGATTGCCTATCGCCTTGCTGAAAATTATGGTGTTGATGCCCTTACAGCTGGTGCGGTTTCTGTTGCAGCCTTCCTCTTGGCCACCCCCTACCAAGTTCCGTTTCTAGCAGAAGGTGCATCTGAAGCTGTTTTGGTCGGCGGCGCCATTCCTGCCGCTTTAATGGGAAGCAAAGGACTATTTGTTGCGATGCTTCTTGCTATCCTATCAACTGAAATATTCAGGTTCGTCATTCAGAAAAACCTTGTGATCAAAATGCCTGACGGTGTACCGCCGGCAGTAAGCCGTTCGTTTATCGCGCTTATACCTGGATTCTTTATTCTTACATCCGTCTGGCTTTTGCGGTTACTCGTTGAAAATACGTCATTTGAAAGTCTTCATAATGTAGTCAGCATCCTGCTTGGTAAACCTCTCGGCGTCCTTGGCGGAAGTTTGATCGGAAGTATTGTCGCCGTTATCCTGATTCAGCTTCTTTGGTCTACAGGACTTCACGGAGCAAGTATCGTCGGCGGAGTCATGGGGCCAATCTGGCTGACTTCTATGGATGAAAACAGGGTTGCCTTTCAAGCAGGTGAAGCTCTGCCAAATATCTTCACTCAGCAGTTCTTTGACTTATTCGTCTATATTGGCGGATCGGGGGCCACGCTGTCACTGGTCTTCTGTATGCTCTTCCTTGGAAAAAGCCAGCAAATGAAACAGCTTGGGCGTCTGTCCATAGGACCGGGTGTGTTCAATATTAATGAGCCGGTCACGTTTGGAATGCCGATTGTCATGAACCCCCTGCTGATTATTCCATTTATCTTAACACCTATTGCGATTACAATCGCAACCTACATTTGCATGACGACTGGAATTGTCGCTAGACCAGCGGGAATCGGAGTTCCATGGACAATGCCTCCACTCTTTGGCGGGTACTTGGCAACTGGCGGAAAAATATCGGGGCTCATCATGCAGCTGATTAACATGGTGATTGCCTTCTTTATCTATTATCCTTTCTTCCGCATGTGGGATAAACAGAAATTCAGCGAAGAAAATCATGCTGCTTCATAA
- a CDS encoding PTS sugar transporter subunit IIB, which produces MNILLCCAAGMSTSLLVSKMEASAKEQGLDCRIWAVGASEVNKHLDQADVLLVGPQVRYLLPQLKTKGQKRGIPVDSINMLHYGTCNGKEVLNFALGLINSAKG; this is translated from the coding sequence GTGAATATTTTACTATGCTGTGCTGCTGGGATGTCAACAAGCCTGCTTGTTTCTAAAATGGAAGCAAGCGCGAAGGAGCAAGGACTTGATTGCAGGATATGGGCTGTTGGCGCCAGTGAAGTAAACAAGCATTTGGATCAGGCGGATGTCCTGCTCGTAGGACCGCAAGTCCGCTATTTGCTGCCGCAATTAAAGACAAAGGGGCAGAAACGCGGAATTCCGGTTGATTCCATCAATATGCTGCATTATGGAACATGCAATGGAAAGGAAGTACTAAATTTTGCTCTTGGACTTATTAATTCAGCTAAGGGGTGA
- a CDS encoding 5'-deoxyadenosine deaminase translates to MGSLLIKNAQIISMNEQNDIFTGDIFIKDDLIAAIGPNLKNPAEKVIDAASRTIIPGFVQTHIHLCQTLFRGRGDDLELLDWLKKRIWPLEASHDEESVYYSAMLGIGELIQSGTTTIVDMETVHHTDFAFQAIAASGIRALSGKVMMDKGYDVPAGLREKTESSIQESVDLLAKWNLYDNGRIRYAFSPRFVISCTEQLLKEVRELSIEHDVKVHTHASENQAEIKVVLEETGMRNIVYLDHLGLANERLILAHCVWLDENEKRIIKERGIHVSHCPGSNLKLASGVADTNGLLDMNVSLSLGADGAPCNNNLDMFNEMRLAALLQKPIHGPAAMDAKTVFQMATIGGAKAVGLENEIGSLEIGKKADMVILNLNQFHTYPSEADPISRIVYSAGRGDVETTIINGKIVMENGIMKTMNKEVILREANRSIHRLLKRAALT, encoded by the coding sequence ATGGGCTCTCTTCTTATTAAAAATGCACAAATCATTTCAATGAATGAACAGAATGATATTTTTACAGGAGATATTTTCATAAAAGATGATCTGATTGCAGCGATTGGACCAAATCTGAAGAACCCTGCTGAAAAGGTCATTGATGCTGCCAGCCGGACCATTATTCCGGGATTTGTTCAAACACATATTCACTTATGCCAGACGCTCTTCCGCGGCAGAGGAGATGATCTTGAATTATTGGATTGGCTGAAAAAAAGAATTTGGCCTCTTGAAGCATCCCACGACGAGGAATCTGTCTATTATTCTGCGATGCTTGGAATTGGGGAATTGATTCAAAGCGGTACTACCACCATCGTTGATATGGAAACCGTACACCATACCGATTTTGCTTTTCAGGCTATTGCCGCAAGCGGGATAAGGGCGTTATCAGGCAAAGTCATGATGGATAAAGGATATGACGTGCCGGCAGGACTTAGAGAGAAAACGGAGTCCTCTATCCAGGAAAGTGTTGATTTGCTTGCGAAATGGAATTTATATGATAACGGCAGGATCCGTTATGCTTTTTCTCCAAGGTTTGTCATTTCCTGCACAGAACAGCTGTTAAAGGAAGTAAGAGAGCTATCGATTGAACATGATGTGAAAGTACATACTCATGCTTCTGAAAATCAAGCAGAAATTAAGGTCGTTCTTGAAGAAACAGGCATGAGAAACATCGTCTATTTAGATCATCTCGGACTTGCGAATGAACGCCTGATTCTTGCCCACTGCGTCTGGCTTGATGAGAATGAGAAGCGGATTATTAAAGAACGCGGCATACATGTAAGCCATTGTCCCGGTTCAAATCTTAAACTCGCTTCCGGTGTAGCAGATACAAATGGACTTCTCGATATGAATGTGAGTTTAAGTCTTGGAGCTGATGGTGCTCCCTGCAATAATAACCTGGATATGTTTAATGAAATGAGGCTTGCTGCCCTTCTTCAAAAGCCGATTCATGGCCCTGCAGCCATGGATGCGAAAACGGTTTTTCAGATGGCGACGATTGGCGGAGCAAAGGCCGTCGGCTTAGAAAATGAAATCGGCAGCCTTGAGATTGGGAAAAAAGCAGATATGGTCATTCTGAATCTCAATCAGTTCCACACATACCCTTCAGAAGCAGATCCTATTTCAAGAATTGTTTACTCTGCCGGACGAGGAGATGTTGAGACAACAATCATCAATGGAAAAATCGTGATGGAAAACGGCATCATGAAAACAATGAATAAGGAAGTCATATTAAGAGAAGCCAACCGCTCCATTCATCGCCTGCTGAAAAGAGCGGCATTGACTTAG
- a CDS encoding TerD family protein: MGVTLSKGQKVDLTKTNPGLQNVIVGLGWDVSHHGSTYDLDASAFLLGQSGKVNSDLDFVFYNNPNGGNSSILYTGDNRTGAGHQDDEQIQIHLTAVPQSIHRIAFTITIHDAQMKQQNFGQVQNAYVRIFNPLNNEELIRFNLGRDFTVETAIVAAELYRHNGEWKFNAIASGFQGGLEALCRNFGVSVDDEPAPAAGIHSQGFQQNQTLPSYSQPSPEYGQQNQAFGQQSPSYNQQNPSFGQPAYGQTNQAYSQPPAQGSQTYSGENISCIRCHSTNVRTGEKGFGLGKAAVGGLILGPVGLLGGFIGKNKLKFTCNSCGNSWSPNQTDYADWANQQKRKAMELFQKYKSQDVLEAVVSACALVGMADGRLDPAERQKMMEFVNQSEELRVFDTNKVIQQFNLYVQRIERDPMIGRAEAFKALGKVRSKPEIARLVARYCIAIGFADGHFDHNEQRVVADICNELGLNPNEFLS; encoded by the coding sequence ATGGGTGTTACGCTCAGCAAAGGTCAAAAAGTTGATTTAACAAAAACCAACCCTGGTCTTCAGAATGTCATTGTAGGATTAGGATGGGATGTGAGCCATCATGGATCTACATACGATCTCGATGCTTCGGCGTTTTTGCTGGGACAATCCGGCAAAGTAAATAGTGATCTTGACTTCGTTTTTTATAATAATCCGAACGGCGGAAATAGCTCGATTCTATACACTGGTGATAATCGCACAGGCGCAGGACATCAGGATGATGAACAAATTCAGATTCATTTAACGGCTGTTCCTCAGTCCATCCACCGCATTGCCTTTACGATAACCATTCATGATGCACAAATGAAGCAGCAAAATTTCGGACAAGTCCAAAATGCATATGTGCGAATCTTTAATCCTCTTAATAATGAAGAGCTCATCCGATTTAATCTTGGCAGAGACTTCACAGTTGAAACAGCGATTGTGGCAGCAGAGCTTTATCGACATAACGGCGAATGGAAATTCAATGCGATTGCAAGCGGCTTCCAGGGCGGCCTTGAAGCCTTGTGCCGCAATTTCGGAGTATCTGTTGATGATGAGCCTGCACCGGCGGCAGGAATTCATTCACAAGGATTTCAGCAAAACCAGACTCTGCCTTCATACTCTCAGCCTTCACCAGAATACGGGCAGCAGAATCAGGCATTTGGACAGCAAAGTCCGTCCTATAATCAGCAAAATCCATCGTTTGGTCAACCTGCATATGGTCAAACAAACCAAGCTTATTCTCAGCCTCCCGCTCAAGGATCACAGACATACAGCGGCGAAAACATCAGCTGTATCCGCTGTCATTCAACAAATGTCCGGACTGGTGAAAAAGGATTTGGTCTTGGAAAAGCGGCTGTCGGCGGTTTAATTCTGGGTCCTGTCGGTTTATTGGGAGGATTTATCGGAAAAAACAAGCTGAAGTTCACATGCAACAGCTGCGGAAATTCCTGGTCTCCCAATCAGACGGATTATGCAGACTGGGCCAACCAGCAAAAAAGAAAAGCAATGGAATTGTTCCAGAAGTACAAGAGCCAGGACGTGCTTGAAGCTGTTGTTTCCGCATGCGCACTAGTAGGAATGGCAGATGGCAGATTAGATCCTGCAGAACGCCAAAAAATGATGGAATTTGTGAATCAGAGTGAGGAATTGCGCGTTTTTGATACAAATAAAGTCATTCAGCAGTTCAATCTATATGTACAGCGAATTGAAAGGGATCCTATGATCGGCCGTGCTGAAGCATTTAAAGCACTTGGCAAAGTCAGATCAAAGCCTGAAATTGCAAGACTTGTTGCACGCTACTGCATTGCAATCGGCTTTGCTGACGGCCATTTCGACCACAATGAACAAAGAGTGGTAGCTGATATCTGCAATGAACTCGGATTGAATCCGAATGAATTTCTTTCTTAA
- the fabF gene encoding beta-ketoacyl-ACP synthase II: MKKRVVVTGLGAVTPVGGTAEESFDRIIKGKSGIGPLSHIDSSIYNVKVAAEVKGFKPEEYMDMKEARRMGRFTQLAVAASKMAVKDAELTIDENNAERVGVWIGSGIGGLGEFEEQHIKFLDKGVRRVSPFIIPMLIPDLAAGRVSIELGAKGINSCTVTACASGANSIGDAFKVIQRGDADVMITGGTEAAITPMTVAGFSNMTALSTNPDPQTASRPFDKNRNGFVIGEGAGILILEELKHALARGAEIYGEIAGYGATGDAFHITTPAPEGEGGQRSMIMALQDAELKPEDVDYINAHGTSTHYNDLYETQAIKAVFGSHAYKLPISSTKSMTGHLLGAAGAIEAIFSVMAIRDKVIPPTINYETADPELDLDYVPNEARNQELNAVLSNSLGFGGHNATLVFKKYN; the protein is encoded by the coding sequence TTGAAAAAAAGAGTTGTTGTAACAGGTCTTGGAGCCGTCACTCCGGTTGGAGGTACAGCGGAAGAAAGCTTTGATCGCATTATAAAAGGGAAAAGCGGAATAGGACCCTTATCTCATATTGATTCTAGTATTTATAACGTGAAAGTTGCTGCCGAAGTAAAAGGTTTTAAACCCGAAGAGTATATGGATATGAAAGAAGCACGAAGAATGGGCAGGTTTACACAGCTGGCTGTAGCTGCAAGCAAAATGGCTGTGAAAGATGCAGAGCTTACAATTGATGAAAATAATGCAGAGAGAGTCGGAGTCTGGATTGGTTCAGGCATCGGCGGTTTAGGAGAGTTTGAAGAGCAGCACATTAAATTTCTGGACAAAGGTGTAAGACGGGTAAGCCCCTTTATTATTCCAATGCTGATTCCTGACCTTGCAGCAGGGAGAGTTTCTATTGAGCTTGGTGCAAAGGGAATCAATTCTTGTACAGTAACGGCTTGTGCGAGCGGGGCAAATTCAATTGGCGATGCCTTTAAAGTGATACAGCGGGGAGATGCTGATGTCATGATTACCGGCGGAACAGAAGCAGCCATTACTCCAATGACAGTTGCCGGATTTTCAAATATGACAGCCCTGTCTACAAATCCTGATCCTCAAACAGCCTCCAGGCCTTTTGATAAAAACAGAAATGGATTTGTCATCGGAGAGGGGGCAGGCATTTTAATACTTGAAGAGCTTAAGCATGCATTGGCCAGGGGGGCGGAGATCTATGGAGAAATTGCCGGGTATGGGGCAACAGGTGATGCTTTCCATATCACAACACCTGCACCAGAAGGCGAAGGCGGCCAGCGTTCGATGATAATGGCGCTGCAGGATGCAGAATTAAAGCCTGAAGATGTGGATTATATTAATGCTCATGGCACAAGCACTCATTATAACGATCTTTACGAAACACAGGCTATCAAAGCAGTCTTCGGCAGTCATGCCTATAAGCTCCCGATTTCCTCAACAAAGTCCATGACAGGTCACCTGCTGGGTGCAGCCGGTGCAATCGAAGCTATTTTTTCTGTAATGGCTATTAGAGATAAGGTGATTCCGCCTACAATCAATTATGAGACAGCCGATCCTGAACTTGATTTGGATTACGTTCCGAATGAAGCAAGAAATCAGGAGCTGAACGCTGTTTTAAGCAATTCACTTGGATTTGGCGGTCACAATGCGACGCTGGTTTTTAAAAAATATAATTAG